A part of Rhinoderma darwinii isolate aRhiDar2 chromosome 1, aRhiDar2.hap1, whole genome shotgun sequence genomic DNA contains:
- the LOC142758323 gene encoding uncharacterized protein LOC142758323 encodes MPRRMDVERLILFVQEHPAIWDTRCEEYHNRTVKEDAWELVAKNLFGQEWETGRTRDRTRLVQDIKTRWRSCRDQFRREMGDKGRSGDGASRKRPYIYTKQLMFLKDIMDMRTTTDNLEDTAEETDVGESVAEPPAPNILPPSPEPTPQEPAPGQSERPVASPAQERPVRARSRRVRAPQPSTAAQVDTRVLDYLRRAAEEDGNDAFGRSIVPLLRLVPMDLMGRLQASITLHPVTVTILCNPSNPITLISDSKFNDKSLLPA; translated from the exons atgccgcgcaggatggatgtggagcgcctcatcctttttgtccaggagcatccagcgatatgggataccagatgtgaggagtatcataacaggacggtgaaggaggacgcatgggagttggtggccaaaaacctctttgggcaagagtgggagactggccgaacccgggaccgcactcggttgg tccaagatatcaagacacggtggcggagctgccgtgatcaattcaggcgagagatgggtgacaagggacgcagcggagatggggcatctcgcaaacggccctacatatatactaagcagctgatgttcctgaaggacatcatggatatgcgcac aaccaccgacaatttggaggacacagcagaggagactgacgtgggggagtctgtggccgaaccccctgctcccaatatcctgccacccagccccgagccgacaccccaggagcccgcaccaggccagtcagaacggccggttgcctctccagcccaggagcggcccgtgcgagcccgcagtcggcgtgttcgtgccccacagccctccacagctgcccaggtggatacgcgggtactggactatctcaggcgagccgcagaggaggatgggaatgatgccttcggccgcagcattgtccccctcctacgcctggtgccgatggaccttatgggccgtctacaggcgtcgatc ACTCTTCATCCTGTTACTGTAACTATTTTATGTAACCCCAGTAATCctattacattaataagtgatagcaAGTTTAATGACAAATCATTGCTGCCAGCATGA